A window of Calypte anna isolate BGI_N300 chromosome 5A, bCalAnn1_v1.p, whole genome shotgun sequence genomic DNA:
ATGTGTTTCCTCATCCTGTACTCCTGAGTTAGATACTTCTCCCACAGCTCATTCTCCTGATCCCAGTATTGAGAGATGATAAAACTCTTCCAGTGCTAGATCACATTCAAACACTGACAAATGctcctcatcactctctgcttTGCAGGAGCCCCCTGGGCACCCTTGGCTGCTGTTCCAGAGCCCAAAGGGTGGTGGGTTAGCTGAAGCTCCTTCCGAACATCAAGGGGGGCTGCCTGCCAGCCCCCTGGACCAGCACCCATGCAAGCTcggggtggaggaagccacagGACTGGGTGTTCCAGAAGGCATTTCTCTGCTATTGCAAGAAAGAAActcaacagaaaagaaaccttaaaactttggagaaaaaaaataattctcaatCCTATTTTCATTATATTGTCCCCTTCTTTAAGTCCTCCATGCACTTATTGCAGCCAGCTCCACAAAGAtggcttctcttttcctttcttactcCCAACAGACATTGAGGACTTTTCTTTGTTGTACTAGTGTGAGAGCAATTGTTGGAGCTGTCTAGAAGAGCTTTTCTACATTTTCCACTCAGTATTTCAGCCACCTCCAACTCTTGCTGGAAAACACTTCTTTTCTCACTTGTGGTACCTTCCACCATTCTTCATTCCCTGAGGGTATCCAAAATGTTGTGTGAATGAAGCTGTTTGGCCACAGACATCTGTCACATAAGACTTATAAACAGTGTCCTTATGATTTGAAGGTTATTTAAAGCCcattttgccatttctttcttctgtctcacGTTCAGCAATTCTTTCCTTTGGGGAGACATTTTGTCGCCTTGTATTTGTGCCTCGAGCTTccccataggaaaaaaaaactgtacCAAAATTATACATCTGATATAACAACTCCCTGGCCAGCTTTGCCTACGTGCAGGATGCCTCCCTGTACCTGAGGACACTGCCGAGTGTTGTCATGGAGACAATTCAGTGTTGCTAGGTCAGCTGGTGCTGTACAGTGTGGGAGTTTATGCAGCACCTGCCTCAGGGTGGACAGAAAGGGCTCCTGTGGATTCCAGGAAACTGCAGAAATTCACTTGGTAACTTACAGTAAATTTCTGTGCATCTGGGGACTCACGGGATGTGACTGAATCATGTGGCATTTGCATTGTAGTACAGTGTCTCTGCAGGGATGGATCTTCACATTCTCAGACACTGCAGGAGCTGCAAAAAATCTAATGAGTAGAATAGTGTAGTCTGCTCTTAGCAAGGACAGTAGCTCTGGGTGTGAACATGGGtgtcttcagaaagaaatctctACTTCCACCATGTTTTGTGAAAGAACTGCAAAcaaaatgcactgaaatacTTGACTGTGCAAAGAGGTGTGTGCAGGTTCTTTGAAATGTTGTAGGaaccacagaatttttttgttactaGACCAAATGCTTTCTGTCTGGAAACTATTAGGTCCCACAGTACCCAAGAGATGTGAGTTGGAGTGACAGCCACCATACAAAGAAATATGCAGTGTATCCACAGCAAACCTAAGATGTCAGGTGCTTTAAAGCAGTGATGTGTAAAACCCTGAAGGATCCCTCATCCTGCCCACCTGCCCAACATTTTCTGAGAGCAGGTCAGCTCTGGTTTGCTGTAACAAACCTCACTGGATTTACTTCCTCTTGCACAGCAGTAGGTGAAACTGCTAGCAGAAAAAGCAATGTCATGACTCAGAACTGTTAAGCTTTGTCTAAACTTCCTGCCATGACAGGTCATGCAGCCCTACATAAGCTAATTACGAATTTAGTAGAGCCTGGGATGGGTTGAAAAGTCCATAagaagaagctgcagagcaCTGGACCTGTTAGCCCATCCTAGGCACTGTGCTGTTAAGCTGAGCTGGTCTGTTTAACTCTCAATTGGTTATACCCATACCTTGCTGGCAGTCATCACAGTGGTGATAGGTTGGATGTATCTTGGGCAGGCTGCCAACCCCACCCCAAAGCACAGGAGGTGCTGAGTGCAGAAAGTTTCCCTTTCACACCAGAAGGGCACCACTTCCCATGGCGAGCACTGGTCAAGCACCCAgtcacttctgctgctgccagtgcttGTCCCATGCATGTAACTCTGTCTAGGAAAGCCAGGGAAGTAAATAAGCAGTGATGCTGCTTTTGTAAATCAAACAGTAGAATCCCTTTCCTCCACTGCAAAATCCTAGTTCTTCTGTGGGTATTCTGTCTACACCACCCAAAGGAGCAAAGCTTGGGTTCAGGCAGTTCCTGTTGTTGCTTATGAACAGGCATGTCTCATTTTAAGGAAGAGGCGGGCAAATTAGTTGGCTTGAAGCCTCTACAGTCAAGTGGAGACCTGGCTGCACCCTGTGGCTGGCTCCCCAGGTACCAAGCTGTGGGTGCAGGCAATGGGAGCAGAAGCCTTAGGGCCAAACTAGCTAGGAAATAAGGACAACTTGAGTCTCGTGGGAGCAGAACATGGTGCAGAGGCTCTCACACAGTATCTGGACTAGACCTGCAGAAATCCCTCAGTCAGAGCAAAATTTCACTTCTCTATTGTTCTTCATGTCAGACGTGGGCCAAGTCCACCCAGGACAGCAGTGCAGTGGTCCATCTACTGTGAAAATACCACCTTTCTGTTCATGGATCTGACCTTGGGTTTCTTTGATCTCACTTCTTAGTTTGAGGAACTACCTGTCACTGGAAGGTAAATGCAAAGCCTGACTTGTTCAGAGTGTACAGGAGACAAGTGCAGAAGTAGCAAAGACAGAGTGAGCCCCCTCCTACAGTCTAACAAAATGTGTGCAACTTGGTACTTAAAAAACTCTCAGCTGCTGGCATAATGCTCAGGGCTTTTtttcaggagagaaaggaaaatgcctTTCCGTTTTACCTACACATCTGTGTTTTGAGCCCCCTTCCTCATTTATCTTCCCCATCTCTTATAATCCATTATGTGTCAAAAATAGCACAGTTTACTTCGAAGGTgattaaaaataagaagaaattatccCATCACTCTCTTACAAATTAATACATTCCCGATAGCATCTGATAGACACCAAGCCAAGCCTCTTACTACCAACTGTTCAGCTTGATGTCTGACAAGGTGCCTCAGTGCCAGCTGCTCTTCCCCTTGGCTGCCTCGAGCTGTTTAAGCAGACATTGCTTTGCTAACACCCAGGAACAGAGTGTGCAGCACAGGCTATTGACAAACTCATTGCCATGCCTAAAAATACCAGCCGATATGTGACACTGCCATCCCGTTGCCTGGGCACAGTGCAGACAGGGGGAAATTTCCACCAGGCTCTTGGAAGCATGATCTATCCCGAGGCATGGTGGTTTacataaataatgaaaaagttaATATATCTAGGCTGTGTTCAGTGCTAGAGTAACTCTGCTGGCTCGAGGGAAATAACTAATGGGATGAAATGGGCCCTGTATCTTTAATGTGCTGAAAGAGTTACTGTATGCTGTCATACATATAGATATAAGCAATTCTAGACAGCCAGGGTGATATAAGGATTCTCAGACTATGCCTGCTTTTTCATTCAACGTTTCCATCTGTAGCTCCTGCCAATTTCTGCTAAtgcacctcctgctctgcctctctcctggGCTCCCAGAGGAGCTTGATCTGTGCTGCTCACCTTCAGGCCCCCCATTTAAAAGCCTAAAATTTTGCAGACCCTCCGAGTGCTTCAAGGTGGGGAGCAATGCCCAGAAGTGGAGGCTGGCACTTTCAAATCTTCATCCTCCATGAAGCACCAGttgcagagcaggagccagaggagctgccatAGCAGGGGCACAGGGACATCCTTCCCTTGCTACTAACAGCAGTTAATTAGAAGGCTTCTTGGGGAACACAGAATAAGTGAGAGAGAGAGCTAAAGCTAGATCACAGACTGCCAGCGTGGCCTGGAGCAAGTCACATCAgttctttctgcttcagttttcctGTACTTAAGCTGGGGGCAGTAACTAGTTTAGCTCAGAGCCAGGTCCTGGGATTGGATGCAGGGAGGTGCGTAAAGCACGTAAGAATAAAATAACACTGgcagtttggttttgtaatACAGGACATTTATTACTGCCAGAGTGGTTTTGTAATGCAGGGGATTTCTTGCTAAATGGCAAAGATGTAGGAGATGAGTGGAAAACTGCCAGAGAATTATTTGGGTCCTTTTAGACTAGAATCTTAAAATAACGTCATGTTTCACAGCAAAGATCCATGCTCGAAGAATGGGCTAAGGACAAAGAAGTCAGACCTAGTAATGCCCTGGGCTGAGAGGCATACGGAATGTGGGGCATATGCCATTTCAAAGACTTTCATCATTGGCCTTTCCCAGAGTGCTGGTTGCTCTGCATAAATGGAGAATGTGTTTCCAGGTATCTTGTACGAAAgatctttgcatttttaactCTTCccagtgttttttcctttccaaacacCATCTAGTAACATCTTGCCAAGAAGAAGGGCAGGGCTGCTAGAATTAGAAGCACAATTTTCTTACAGTGCCTCAGTACTGGCTCTTTACAGTGGGTGCCACTTGCTTGCAAAGGGATTGTAGGGCTGCACTCTGAGGCTTTGTACTCGGGCTCCACTGGCTCACATTAGACCATGACTGTGCTGCACTGCTAAGTAAATGTCACAGGGCTCATTTCCAGAGGAACTGGCCTAGGCTAGTCTTGTCCTCTTCTTCACCTGTGACAGCCTTCTTTTACAACTACGACAGCTAAGTCCAATTCTAATGAGCTTAATTCCCTAGGACCTTGTCTCAGCAAACCATGAAATGAGCTTAAACTTGCGTGCTGTAAAGGGAGCCTGTGTGCTCTGAGAGCAGGCAGATCCCTCCCAGAACATTTTGACTCTCATGGATGTGGTGGCTGCTGTACTAGACAACAGCACAGTCTCAGGTCTGTAAAGCAGAACTGTGTGCAGAGAGACAGAGCCATCACCCAGCGTGCTGTGCTTGTGTCTCATACCTCCCTGCATCTGCtttaacaacaataacaaaagaTATACAAAAAACCCGAACAACTTGCAAAATGGCATTCTAACTATTACATCTTTGTCTTCAAGACCAGAGGAAGAATGCCTACAGATGAAAGCAAATCTCTTGGTGTAATGACTGGTGGTGATCAGAAGCCTTCCTCAGGTAGGATGCAATCAGCCTGGCTCTCTCTAAGGTCAGTAATGGAGCAGAAAATGTCACTTCCCTGAAGGAGTCACTTCCCTGATGACAGCTTGCTAGCTGGCTGAGGTGGCTCTGGGGCTATTCTTAGCAGAACTTCTGGAAAAATAGTGACTGATGgactttgtattaaaaattctgtgtttcCCATGTATCCCTGTCCAGGCTTGGCTCTGTAAAGATACGCACACCAAAGTAAGACCCCTGTCAGATCTGTGTGTACTGCATATTCAGCATTTGTTCAGTGAACAGAATTCTCCTGGTATAAGGAGAAATTTTAGCACAGAATGAACCTGGAGTTCCAAAAGCATTGTTGAGAGAAACAAAGTAGGTAACCATGGGGAGAAATCCAATCCTCACATCTCTCTTATCCATGCAGTGAAAGAATTTATAACAAACTGGGTTAAAAACTAACTTGTAAAATATTAACTAGTGGTGGTGCAGCTGCTTTTCCTAATAGCTTTTGAACTTGTCTGCCAAATTTAGCCTTCACAGAGAGATTGTGTTTTAGTGATGAGTTCTGTGTGAAGAGGCAGCATGCAGAAGAGATTGCCGGCACTCTCACTGGTACTGGAGGGCTTCAGCTTTAGCCCAGATGCTGTTAAACACTGGACAATCCACATAAACAAGATAGTCTGTGAACACTCAAGATGTATGAAAGATTCATCCAGAGCTCAGGCAGAAGAAACTGTTCTTAAGTCAATAGCTCTCCCCTGCGTGGAAGTTTTCAGATGTCTAATGAACTCATCCTGCAGCCTTGGTATCACTGAAGTGAGCATCACAGGGCACCTGCCCAAGGAAACCAGGCTGCAAACCTCTGGGGCTCCCATAATTACTTGTCTCATTCTGCCATAGCCAATGGTGTGACaaactcttcctttctttttagcACATTTAAATTAGATACATCTAAATTAGATTCACCTTAATACCAAAATCACCAAATAAGCCTCATCTAAAAGGGCCACACTTCCTATATGTGTCCCAGCCTTTAATTTCTGTTCCCACAGAAGTACAGCAGTAAAACTCCTTCTTAAATAAACAGAAGGATAAGCAAACCCAAAAAATACCTCCCATGCCTCCACCCAACTTGTGACTTCATTTTCCATGccataatttaaaacaattttaaaactcCATTGACTTGCACAGACTTTGGACTGGAaccactacagaaaaaaaaaaaaaccatacacAGATAAAtgtcctttgaaaaaaaaatattttttttcttagaatgCACATTCAAAACTTGAGCTGCACACTTCATGGTACAGGAACAGTAGTTTGCCAATACAGTTACCATCATCTAAGTGTGTTGATTAGTTTGGCTGAAGCCCCAAGGCGTCAACCTCAGTCAGCAGGAGATGGACCCCAAGTGTAATTACAGCCAGTGTCCAAGACACAACTGCTGGGCTGTAAAATGTTCTCAGTCTACATTGGAAATGCCCTGTCAGAGGGAGGTTTTGACAAAGCCTTCAAGTAGATTGCAGTAGACTTTCAAGGAAAAACTGTTCCAGTTAGAGATTACGTTTTCACATTCATCCCCAatattttgccttctttttgccattttccAGCTCTCCTCATCTGCCCCCCGCTAAATGAATCAAGCAGTTAACTTCAGCCACAGTGCAATGTCACATCCATGCTTGCAGGCTTTCTCTGCCGTCCTAAGGGTTACAAACAAGATCAAATGTTGGCTCTGCTGGAGTAACTGCAGGTTCTATCCCAACTCTTGAGCTGCCAGGGAGCAAGGGGAATTTCTTGCAGGTTGGATCTCAGCCACTGGGCATCTGTTTTTCAAGTCTTTGCAGCTACAAGGGCACACAGGGACCACTGCAGTACAAACAATGCATGAAGATAACTGGTTCTGATCAAGGACCTGGTTGGGTGTTACAGCAGGATTAGTTCCACTGTTCAGACTGATTGCTGTTTTGAGGACGAGGGTGAAGGGACAGACGCCCAGCTGGAAACAGTAATGAGGCTGTCCTTCCCATTCCTACTTTTAGATTTTGCCATTAATTAGTGCTTTTCACCAACCACTGTTTTACTCTAGTGGCcactcaaataaataaataaataaataatataaaaattaaatagtacTTTGTGCTTTGTTAGCATGATTTGTCCAGTCTTTGAAGCATTTTGCCACGTGTTAATATTTCCTGCAAGTCCCAGCAATTCCGAGAGCCTGACTCTGCTTCCTTTTATATCAAGAGGAGCAATCCCAGCCTCTGAGGACTCGCCTGGAATTACACAGTGAACCAATGACTGATGGAGCAAATATCACTCAAGTGCCCTAATTCCTACTTTCATGCCATCTGCTCTTAACGGCAccaactgtaattttaaaaaagatcaaGTTCCACAAAAATCAAAGTCCcttcttgctttattttcaacGCTGTTTGTATAATGCCTGCAGCCTTGCAGGGACCAGGGTACACTTGGTCTACTGTTGTTGTTGCATTCCATTTAGCACCTTCTTTAAAGTCTTCAAAGAGGTTTCTGGCCTTGGGAAATTCTGGTAAGCAAACTATGCATGCAGGACTGCATGTCTGTGCCACATGTTaatcttctggttttctcttctACTGTGTTGTATGTCAGAGACATCCACAAGAAAAGAAGATAGAGACTGttcttcctgcttctccccCATGCTCCAGGTCTGATGCTATCACCACAACAACCCAACATGGTGTCACGGATGGCAGAACAGAGAGCTGGCACTGCccagagccagaaaaaaaaaacaaccaataaACAGCTAAGTGCTTGGTTTGGATGCAAACTGAAACCCAGAGAGCAAAGGTGGAAATCTGGAGCAGAACAATGTCTCACATGGATGCTGCACCTGGGGCATAAGTAAACTTCTCACATTTCAAGTCTGCTAATGGCAGAAGGACTTGGTTCCCTCTAAACAGTATTGATTTAGAGTAATAAAAAAGCTGTGATCCTCACCCCAGACAATCTGTAATGTACCTTATTTTGTGCATCTACTCTTCCTTGTTCCCTATATAAAGCTGTTAGCACCAGTGGACAGATAAATGCTGCCCTGCTCTGTAGACGATGATAAGAGATGGGCAAACATCTCACTTGATGCAGCTCTTAGAATCATTACGTTGGGAAGGGACCTCCGGAGGATACCtggtccaacctcctgctcaagGCAGGCCAAGCTGGATAAGGTTGCTGAGGGTCTCTCCTCGAGTTCTGAGAATTCCAGAAGATGGCAATTTCTCCATGCAATTTGTTTGCACATTTCCATTTACAAATGATCTACATTTGCCACAAAGGCCAGCTTCAACTGGTTCATTCATTTTTATATCTTAATGAACAAGTGCGTTGTGAGGGTGCCTGTCAGACTGCCCACAAacttctcctcttctccctctcctccaaaagaaaagaagaaattgtagACATGTGTAAGGGAAActtggaaaggagaagagatgaGGATACCTGGGAGGGTTAACAGTGGCAAACAGCAAAAGTGAAATTGTGTATGTGAGCCTTTCTAACAGCTTCTGCCCTAGCTCATATCATAATGTCTACTCACATGGTGTTATGAAGTCTTGATCTGTACCTTCTCTTGCTCGGTACCAGCAGTGGGTGCAGGACATGCAGGGCTGTGTGGCATTCTGTATTGCAGCCCTCCTCACCACTGGTGTGGGAGTGCAGGAGCATTGAAAATGGATTCCTGTAACTTAAACCATGATGCTTGTCACTCAAGCCAGAATCAGCTGGGGTGGTTTTGGTTCAGTAGGCTCCAGTAATCAGAGTCTCTGCTGTCTGCATTTCCAATGGAAAAGGGTATAGCTGTAATCTGCTCCAGTGTAGACAGACAATCAGTAACTCACAGGCTTCAAGCAGACTTCTGCAGCTCTCTCTGAGAAAATGCATGTGCTTGTGGGGTGGAGGACGAAAAAAACCCCTCGCTTGCCCTCTATAAAGATGACTGAGGTCAGTCCTTAAAACACACCCAgaacaaaaacatattttaaaaagttatgtgAAATAGCTGCCACATTTTTGTGCGGTACCCTACTCCCTCATAAGAAATTAGGGtagttgtttgttgttgttttttttaatgctaaataACGTAGAGCCTTCTGATGCTTTATGATTGACAACCAATGACATTTCCCTAGTCAACCATGACAAGACCTTTCATTTCTTATTCAGGTGGGCATGCAGTTCTGCTTCCAAGGCCATCTTGTCAAAGGTGCGCACGTTCGTCTCCTCCCGTACCTTCTCCCGAACATGGAAGGATGCCCGAGCAACAGACCTGGCATTTTCTAAGACAGTCTTCTTCTCCTTGAAGATCTGCTCACTCCTCTCCAGCTTCTTCTCTATAGAGAGGAGGATCTCCCTGCGCCGTAAATCCTCGTACTGTTCCACCTTTTGCTTGTTCATCTTCTGcactttctccttctccagacGGCTCAAGACCACCTTGCGGGCTTTTTCTTGGACGACCTCTTCGGCCACCTGGGCAGCATGCTGgagctttctctctgtctctctagCCAGGGCCTCCAAGTgctccttctgctccctctctttcttctctgctgccagTTTGGCTCTCTGAATCTGCATGTCCTCCCGCCTGGCcttctccctcagctcctggtTCCTCTTCTCCACAAGATGCTCATAGTTCTCCTGAGCCTTGGTTAAGTTCATCTCCAGGGTGGCCTTcagcatttccttctcttctgcctCTTGCCTAGCCAGTTCTTTGAGCAAGGCCTCATGCTTTAGCTTCTCTGCTTGGTTGAGcagtttcttctccttctgcagctgcacctctttcttcagcctcttctgTGCAGCACTGGACAGCTTCTCTTGCAGAAGCTGCTCCTCTTGCTCCCGGTGCTTCTTCCTTACCTCCTCTTTCGCCTTCAGGTTGTGCTCTTGATGGAGCTTCTTCTGCTTGTCCTCTTGGATGgccttctccagcctctccctccGCTGCCGCTCCTGCTTCTCCGCTTGCTCCCGCCACCTCTCCTCACACACCAGGCGCTGCCGCTGCTTCAGCAGGGTGGCCTCCTCCTGTTCCTGGTTCAGCCTCCCCCGGCGCTTCTCCACCTGGCTCTCCCACAGCCGCTGGCCCTGCAGAAGGGTCcgctgcttctccttctcctcccgcTCCTTTCGTTGCTCGGCCAGGCGCCGCTGGCTGTCCCACTGCAGGTGTGCCGCCTGCCGCTGCTCCCGCAGGAGGTTGGCCTCCTGATGCTTGGCGATCATCAGCGCCGCGATCTTCTTGTCCCTCTCGGGCACCTCTGATaagcccttcctcctcttcacctCCCTGACGATCCTCTCCACTCTCTGGGCGGTCTGGGGTGAGTGGCTGAGGTCGCCCAGGCTGAAGCTGCGCCCCAGCAGAGCGCCGTTGGCAGCGCCGGCTGCCCCGCGGCCCCGGCCGCCTGCCTTACCCCCGTGCTCCCGCAGGCTCTCCCCACTGTAGGAGGACGAAGCCCCCGACTCGGAGGAGGTCTTGCCCCAGCTGCCCTCACGGCGCTTCTGCAGCGAGTCCAGGGAATGGCTTTTGGTCTTAGCCTTCCCCCCGCCATGGGGCCGGGGCCCGCCGGCGGCGGCACGGGTTGCGGCGCGGGAGGCGGGGGAGGGCGGCAGGCTGCCGAGGGGCGCCAGGACCCGCCGCTTCTCCTCCCGGATAATCCTCTCCCGCTCCTCCCGGCACTGCTGCAGCTTGCGGCGGCGCTCCCGCTCGTAGGCCTCGTAGAGGCCGGCGGCCACTCGCATGGAGCGCCCAGGAGCCTCCCGCAGCAGCTCCCCGAGCGCCCGCGGCAGCAGCTCCACCGGCCGCACGGCGCAGCGGGCACAGGCCTCCAGCGACCGCGGGCTGGTCAGCACGTACCGGCTGCCCTCCGCCGCCGCGCAGTCGAAGTTGTACAGGTCCAGGTGCAGCATCGGCGACTGCTCCCCGGTCCGGGCAGACTCTCCATCCGCCGTtgccgccgccaccgcccccCCCGGGCTCCGGGCAGGGCTGCGGGGGAGGCTCGGACGGCGGCTCCACCATGGCTCAGCCTGCAAGGGAGAGAGCGGAGGCGGGTGAGCGGGGCGGCGGGACCCACGGACCCCTTGTGTCTCCTCCGGCAGGGAGCCAGCCGGTGAAGGGCgggcaggaggaggtgaaggGTGGCGGGGTTTGCACCGGAGGTTGCCCGTGCTGCGGGAGTGCAGCTGGGGTGCGTTTGCAGAGGGAGTTGCGTGGGGTGCCGGGAGTGGGGGTCAGTGTGTGGTGTAGGGGTGCCCGAGCTGGGGTGTTTTGGAGACGCAGGGATGGTTTGGGGCGGTCAGCGGGGGTGTTGGGAGCGTGCGCCTGGACACAGAGGGTGAAAGGGGGAGTCTTCAGGGGGCGTGGGGGCGTTTGGGGTGACGTGGGATGCGTTCAGAGTCGCCGCGGCATGCTCAGGCAGTGGGCGCAGGCTTGTTTGGCAATGAACGGGGGTGCTGGGAGTGCACGGCTTGTGCCTGGGCCAGAGGTGGGGGAGTTGACGGGGGTGCTATAAGCAAGGATGCTTTCGGTGCAGCGGGCTTGGAGGAGCGGCGGTGTTTTGGAGTGGGGGGCGTCTGAGCTGCGTCCGAGCTTTGAAGGAGGATAGGGGTGCATGGGGGCGTCAGGTAGGGCGGGGTGCAGGACCACGACCTCCCCCCGGAACCCCCGGCGGCACTCACCGGGCGGGTGCGGCGGGCAGCCCCGCGCTTTGTCTGGGTGCCGGCAGCCTCGGGGATCAGGCGGGCGGTGGCGGCTCCTCCATGGCACCCCGGcccggggcggcggcgggcacGGCGGCAGCCCGCAGGCTGCGGTGCCCCGCGCTGCCCGCTGCAGGCCCCGCGAGGGGGCGGGCGGAGGCGGGCGCGGGGGAACCCGCCCCGCAAACCCGcgaccgggccgggccgggggcaGCGATGCTGCCGGGCGGAGGTCCCTCCTCCCGCACCACCACCCTCCCCACGCAGGGGCCGGGCCAGGCGCTGCTGCGGCTCTGGGGGTGGCTCAGGCGGTGAGCCGGGCCGGGCTCGCCAGGTGTGTCCTTCCCTGCAGACATCCTGCAGGCATCCTCCAGCCCTGTGTGCgcatccttccctccctccatccccgTCTGCCCATGCCTCCGTCCCTTTGTgcacatcccttccctctgtcCTGGCCTCCttccatgctgctgcttctgcgTGCACGCATCCCCCCATCCACTTGCTCCTCTATGCGTGTCTCCTTCCCCGTAGACCTTCCCCATGTGAGCAGCACTTTCAGGGTTGTGTCCCCGATTTTGCACTGTGCCTGCACACA
This region includes:
- the CCDC177 gene encoding LOW QUALITY PROTEIN: coiled-coil domain-containing protein 177 (The sequence of the model RefSeq protein was modified relative to this genomic sequence to represent the inferred CDS: deleted 1 base in 1 codon), yielding MVEPPSEPPPQPCPEPGGGGGGGNGGGESARTGEQSPMLHLDLYNFDCAAAEGSRYVLTSPRSLEACARCAVRPVELLPRALGELLREAPGRSMRVAAGLYEAYERERRRKLQQCREERERIIREEKRRVLAPLGSLPPSPASRAATRAAAGGPRPHGGGKAKTKSHSLDSLQKRREGSWGKTSSESGASSSYSGESLREHGGKAGGRGRGAAGAANGALLGRSFSLGDLSHSPQTAQRVERIVREVKRRKGLSEVPERDKKIAALMIAKHQEANLLREQRQAAHLQWDSQRRLAEQRKEREEKEKQRTLLQGQRLWESQVEKRRGRLNQEQEEATLLKQRQRLVCEERWREQAEKQERQRRERLEKAIQEDKQKKLHQEHNLKAKEEVRKKHREQEEQLLQEKLSSAAQKRLKKEVQLQKEKKLLNQAEKLKHEALLKELARQEAEEKEMLKATLEMNLTKAQENYEHLVEKRNQELREKARREDMQIQRAKLAAEKKEREQKEHLEALARETERKLQHAAQVAEEVVQEKARKVVLSRLEKEKVQKMNKQKVEQYEDLRRREILLSIEKKLERSEQIFKEKKTVLENARSVARASFHVREKVREETNVRTFDKMALEAELHAHLNKK